In Brachypodium distachyon strain Bd21 chromosome 2, Brachypodium_distachyon_v3.0, whole genome shotgun sequence, one genomic interval encodes:
- the LOC100838372 gene encoding uncharacterized protein LOC100838372 isoform X2 gives MEATQPPNKKRKASSKIPDSRNEHRVLRSSARKDDLVDSGQHRKPYGADATEFANFIGTLVRKHISLAKLDWRDVELEEQKSLVWDHLQAFYELDSTALSYVYNTSHTKWKEWKVDLKKTKFDPELTDEQLMRRWMRELVNVIGLPLLNIGDLQNLKLAVQERKRIVPS, from the exons ATGGAAGCAACCCAACCTcctaacaagaaaagaaag GCATCCTCCAAAATACCTGACAGTAGAAATGAACATCGTGTTTTAAGGTCGAGCGCAAGAAAAGATGATCTTGTAGATTCTGGACAACATCGAAAG CCTTATGGGGCAGATGCAACTGAATTTGCAAATTTCATTGGTACTTTGGTGAGGAAGCATATATCACTTGCGAAGTTAGATTGGAGAGATGTTGAGCTGGAAGAACAGAAGTCATTGGTGTGGGATCACTTACAG GCTTTCTATGAGCTGGACTCCACTGCTCTGAGCTATGTTTATAACACTTCACACACTAAATGGAAGGAATGGAAGGTTGATTTAAAGAAGACAAAGTTTGATCCTGAATTGACTGATGAACAACTTATGAGAAGATGGATGAGAGAATTAGTAAACGTGATTGGGCTACCCTTATTGAATATTGGCGATCTCCAGAATTTGAA GCTCGCAGTGCAAGAGCGAAAGAGAATCGTGCCAAGTTGA
- the LOC100838372 gene encoding uncharacterized protein LOC100838372 isoform X1, whose product MALDSNYDHCHGEVIHELDGNGNGEKKGGRKITQKLNIYSRQTKPKIKIPFNELGQPYGADATEFANFIGTLVRKHISLAKLDWRDVELEEQKSLVWDHLQAFYELDSTALSYVYNTSHTKWKEWKVDLKKTKFDPELTDEQLMRRWMRELVNVIGLPLLNIGDLQNLKLAVQERKRIVPS is encoded by the exons ATGGCACTAGATAGTAACTATGACCATTGTCATGGAGAGGTTATTCATGAGCTTGATGGTAATGGTAATGGTGAAAAGAAAGGTGGAAGAAAAATTACTCAGAAGTTAAACATTTATTCGAGGCAGACTAAGCCTAAAATCAAAATTCCATTTAATGAGCTTGGCCAGCCTTATGGGGCAGATGCAACTGAATTTGCAAATTTCATTGGTACTTTGGTGAGGAAGCATATATCACTTGCGAAGTTAGATTGGAGAGATGTTGAGCTGGAAGAACAGAAGTCATTGGTGTGGGATCACTTACAG GCTTTCTATGAGCTGGACTCCACTGCTCTGAGCTATGTTTATAACACTTCACACACTAAATGGAAGGAATGGAAGGTTGATTTAAAGAAGACAAAGTTTGATCCTGAATTGACTGATGAACAACTTATGAGAAGATGGATGAGAGAATTAGTAAACGTGATTGGGCTACCCTTATTGAATATTGGCGATCTCCAGAATTTGAA GCTCGCAGTGCAAGAGCGAAAGAGAATCGTGCCAAGTTGA